The genomic segment GCACCCATGTTTCCAGGAGCGCCGTCTCGCGGGCAACGTGCTCGCCGAAGCGCCGGAAATCTGCGGCATCGAATACGACCGCGTCGATTTCCCTGCCCATGGTCGCGGTGCTTGTGCTTGCGTGCGGTTGCCGCCCTAGGATTTTTCCGTCGGCGGTTCTCCCGACCCGGCGTCTGCCGCCGTCACCCAGGCGAGCGCGTCGTCGTAGCTGGCGAACACCTCGATCTCCGCATCGGTGAACAGGCTCTCGAGCCAGGCGATCCACGCCAGCCACTGGTTGTCCGTCACCACCGCGACGCGCCCGAACTCGCGCGCGTGGGTGCGCGTGAACTTGA from the Betaproteobacteria bacterium genome contains:
- a CDS encoding STAS/SEC14 domain-containing protein, which produces MISIQIADEYTNVAVLGEFTLADMKELEEHAIYQIRLQGSANLLIDLRDMLGYTLDVAWEELKFTRTHAREFGRVAVVTDNQWLAWIAWLESLFTDAEIEVFASYDDALAWVTAADAGSGEPPTEKS